The window attattattattattattgcacagtggttgattactctgagactctatgagtgatgagaggtcatcagagcaacagcttgggggaaaaaaacctgttcttttaatacaagcttttattatatcatgcacaatattttGCAGCCGGAGGTACACCTCTCTCAAACCAGAGGTAAGAGAGAAATGCACCTAGTGGTCATCgatccagtcgtatttatacCAGAAAGGGAGGTGTTCTGTACGTTATAGGTGCAGATGTTGAACCAGATCTGTAGAGACATCTGTGCGGAAAGAAACCTAAACATGTCACTCTTTCAGCCATATATTCTGCTTATTGTTTCTTACTTGAGATGTTAACTCAGCAAATATCTAAGATCACTAAAACGTTGAGAAAAAGTGAATGGAACCtatcagttttaaaacatctgtttctcttcacctaaagaagaactcagctaaaCAATCTAGTCATACAAACCAGGATGTCGTCTTGCGTTGAGAGcaaccaccagtgtagaatcttatagaaaaccCCATATgtttaacaatttcataaaatcctaacaattTTGTGCCCGCAGAGTGAAAGCCCCTCTGCAGTCCTTCTCCCTGTTGAGGCTGGAGCTCGACCGTGCCTCGTGGGGGTCAGAGTGCAGAGACGCTGTGATCAACAGCCTCATCCAGTTATTCCTCAGTGGGCCCTCAAAACTCACCAGGATTTGCCTGGGCGGGATGCACAACAACATGGAGCAGGTAAAGGCAACATCAAACCCAACATCATGCATCAGGAGACACTCAGAGGTGCTTTATGGTGCatgaatttcatttcatttattcagaTCTCCATTAGCTGTGACCAGAGcaacagctattcttcctggagtCCACCTCAATAACTGTATtttatacaatgcaaaacataCACGTAGTCACATTAAGATGTTCCATTACAATGAACACATCAAACATAATCACAACCTTCCACAAACAACAGTCACTACAACCACAACACAACACTTAGAACTAAGTAGGATACAGCACAATAcaatacaacacaacacaacgtAGGACCTAATGTAGTTCTAATTGACAGTATACTTGGAATATAAAGGTTCACATAATTCAACAATGGTCAGACCATggcatttatatatttaatttagatGGTTGCATCAGCAAAATATCCGCTGAGAGATGGTTTTTCAGTAAACCTTTgaatctttttttgctattttcttgAATAACGTGCCCAGGGAGAGAGTTGCATTTAACCATGGCTCTGTATGTTTATTTTTACCTTAGTTAGTGTAAATCTGCCTTGAGTTATGCTCATGTTCATCAGAACtgagaaataaacatttatacaATACGCCTGGCAATTTCGTCACTTAAATATTTCTAATAAAATTAAGCAATGAGGCAGTACATCTGTATTTGACCTTTAACCAGGACAAATAATGATGCATTGTATTGACATGAGTCCTATATGAACATTGAAGTGAACGGTGTGCTGCTTTGTTTTAAGCcatttgtaatttctttttgtGTGATATGGTCAGAGGATCAATAGTCCAGCTGAGATAAAACTAGTGTTTTTATGACATTGTGTGTGAATAAATCTTTATCTATGAATTTGTTTGTTACGCTTGCTGTCAGACAAACTCTGTGCCTGAGCTCACATCTGGACGGGGCGAGACGCTGATCAGACACAAGACCAAACCAAAACAGTGAACAGGGCTTCAATGAGCTGGAAGTTTCAGTGTTTCCAGCTTTAATCATCAGAGTATCACAAATTATTGGGGAAATATGTCCCTCCACATTTTGTGTAAGATCTGGACTTCAAGGAGGAATCTTGATTGCAGATAATGGATGATGatataaaacaaaatacatGGCAAGACTTCTCATATTTGAAGCAAATAAATATAATGGAGTCCAAAACAGGACTCTGAGGTTATTATTGGATGGTGAATTGTAAGGGCTTTTGTTAGCGGCCAAAACGTTGTGAACTGAAGTCATTTTGGGTTTATCTAGACAAAACAAGATcaattttactttttctgtGTACAAAAAGTCTTGTTTTCTTGGGCATTTCTGTCCAGTTACTGCTATCTTGTTATAAGTTTGTAAGTCAAAAACCGTTGACTCATAAACTATCAATGGATGTGAAAGGACGAGGCTTAATGGCCTCTGTTTCCAGATGTCGGTTGGAAGATATATTTGTGACAAAATAGGCAACAATACAGCCAGAAGGCATGAACTCTTAACTCTCATCATATGTTCCTGAACGTTTGTCGTCCAGGCTCAGGAGCTgctgtccaccctggtgcatcATCAGAATGGCCTCTCTCCTCACGGCGGTATCCTTTCCTTGGACCTGGTGGGATTCTTCTCCCCGTTGCTGGCCTTGAACCCAAACGCCAGCATCCCGCCCttcctgcaggagctgcagggccTCACCGACCTGGGCCTTAGTTACTCCTGTCTGACACAGGAAGTGCTGATGGTTCTCCGGCAGAGCCGCCGAGGACAACACCAGGGCTCCGGCAGAGATGGGAACGTCCTGCGAGCATTTTCAGTGTTATGCACTTACAATGAGCTGCATCGGGAGGTAAGCAGGGTGCAAAGTGATCAAACGTTACTTTTATTAACATTTTGATCAGAGGCCCAAGGCATTAGCAAACTAAgcagctgcttagggccccgtgaccactagggggccccccaagagtaaaaaaaaaaatatatatatatatatttatatatatatatatttacataaatacacatattgacgaggtactgtttatccaagttgagtgattttaattatagttctagtttttgtagtactttgttgttacACTTAATCgttgttgcacattgctgttgcagtttatttaaaaccaaaaataaagtagttAATGTGTTTagagtaaatggtttataaatgatctatttgattattttgtttcttttagtaggcctacactgtagatgacactcagtatcacacttagtactatatcactttaaatattaagtgtaaatcaaccccaggccgctcttgtagctgaatttgctcccatttcagattaaaaaccatagatgggtaaaatcatgccaggctgacaataggatgatggaaacaacactgctgcaactgtgcagctttTTGAcctctatttatttatctatttatatcTATctattgcttctctgtgtggccagaacgggcagttgctgactttgataaatataaattgaaagatttttctgcaagtttgttaatctgttgtctgcttcttggtcttggtcttacAATCTAACTATTAATAATCcatattattggcagtaatagagggccccaaaatctaattttgcttagggccccatggaggcttgggccggcccttaTTTTGATTAAAACTGACAATTTAGTGTCTTAATGTTGCATTTTTGGACCActtgtctatctatctatatctataGAAAGGGATGAGACTGACTTTGCTTCCTCGTTCCTGGTAAACAGGTGGACAGAAGCTCGTGGGCAGCGTTGGCGTTGAGCTGCCCGGACCTCAGAGTCAACTTCTGCATGGAACAAGTCATCAACGAAGAGTGGCAGGCCTTTATCCTGGTGCCTGAGATTACTCTGCACAAATTTGAGATGACAGCTTTCTACTCCCCCGACGAACCCTGGAGTGCCAAGCCTCTGCTGCGTGACATCCTGCCTCAGCACAGACACAGTCTGCAGGTCAGGGAGCTGAGCAGCTGGCAGACGCAGCACGGCGCTGAACCAGAAACATGCTATATGAAGCTGTTGCCTCTATGTGTTTTAAAACATACACACTTTCACGTGTGTTTCAGCATCTGACTTTGGATCTGTGCAACTTCAGCGAATCCTTGGATGATGAGCTGCTAaatctagtgtgtgtgtgtgagaatctGGTGGATCTGAGGGTCTTTGCTGTCCTGGAAATAAACACTGTTGGGACGCTGCTGGAAATGAGGACGACTAAGAGGATTCTTCTCAACAAGATCGAGGTGGGAACAACACAGAGACGGTTTGTATCTGCTCCCACGCAGAGATCTAGCCAGCAAATGTGGTGATGCTCTCGGTCATTCTCAATTGCAGATTAGAATCTACTCACTGAGCGACAACTGGAAAGAACTGAAAGGCCAGCTGAAAGAAATACTGTCCACCCACCTCCCACATTTACCTCCGGGAATAAATTTTTTTGCTCGGGTCCACCGCTTTATTTGACCCAAATGATGATATCTCACATCTTCAGTTACTTTGGATGTGGGGGTAAAAGTACTGTAAATACTTTATTAAGCCCTATTTGTGTGTTTTGGCAAGGAAAAGGGATTTGTGGAAGCCAAGAAGATCCTGAAGAGGAAGTTCCAGGTCAAGACTATTTGTCTTTTCgaagaaaatacaataaaattcaacaaaaaacataaaaaaaaggaataaaatgaaatagtatgaaaataatttgttttatttaccggTATTCCAAAACTAAACAACGAGGGAAGAGCCGTGCTGATGGGCATGTTTGTGTtttacggtttgacgtacatgcacgaaaatcggtacacacctgtaacaTGTcgtaactaaaagaaaagtctcttggcgccatggccgaaaccaaacaggaagtcggccattttgaattaatcgtgtaattttggcgcaatttatgccatttcttcggccgttaatgcggcccgaaccgtaacgtgcacccaggtgtgttatacatcaaaatgtgcgtctccatcctgcgacgatgcgcattacttttctcagtcaaaagcgttaccgtggcgacactagacgccaaaaagcgcacccccccttcctctgattgatccatatttgatagttcctactttctgccataacttttgaatggtttcacatagagagtcatgggtggtgtcatcggactcggttttgagtccttgaccacaattggtgcaaattagccctgctccttcttctgattggtcgatatttgatagttcctattttctgcaataacttttgaatggtttgacattaagagtcatgggtggtgtcatcggacttaatTTTCTAAAGTCCTTGAACTTTATTGGTGAAAGTTGCAT of the Cololabis saira isolate AMF1-May2022 chromosome 11, fColSai1.1, whole genome shotgun sequence genome contains:
- the LOC133454869 gene encoding F-box only protein 39-like, with the translated sequence MPRREESRSQLPPARDSPDRDRPPRAARPRRWWHLLPDLCLLQVFRFLPDRDCYRAALVCRHWHQVLRSPCLWTSRRFHFSGRLSLYRPPECSVGVGYVRSLGRYLERLEVYLDPPRIRATAQRLQKTLCGLLAELIRVKAPLQSFSLLRLELDRASWGSECRDAVINSLIQLFLSGPSKLTRICLGGMHNNMEQAQELLSTLVHHQNGLSPHGGILSLDLVGFFSPLLALNPNASIPPFLQELQGLTDLGLSYSCLTQEVLMVLRQSRRGQHQGSGRDGNVLRAFSVLCTYNELHREVDRSSWAALALSCPDLRVNFCMEQVINEEWQAFILVPEITLHKFEMTAFYSPDEPWSAKPLLRDILPQHRHSLQHLTLDLCNFSESLDDELLNLVCVCENLVDLRVFAVLEINTVGTLLEMRTTKRILLNKIEVGTTQRRFVSAPTQRSSQQMW